The Naumovozyma dairenensis CBS 421 chromosome 1, complete genome genomic interval CCTTAGTTTCTTTATATCTGATGTGGTTAAACCATTTacttgtaatttttcaataggTACGAATGAAGCTAGTGCCATATCATCTTCCACGTCTCCCTgttcttgtaattcttcCTCGTTGCTAACTTCCTGATCATTTGCCTGTTGCTGTTGAGAAGGAGGTTCCTCTTGCGTAATGTTTAAATTAGCAAGGCTTGCTTGAGATGGATCAGCCGGTGCTGTTGACATTAATGACATATGTGGTTGTTCCTGAGTTAATTGCGATTGTGCTACTTGAGACATTAGTTTAGCTTGACTCCTGAGTATGGGGAATAGATTACAGTAACGCTTGGGAATAAAATAGGTACGTAGATCACTTTAAGATGTTGAAAGAGATATATCAGTTTTTATCCGCTTGTTTTTATCTTGAATGTAAATCGGATTTTTTTGGCCTTTCAGTGTTAAAGATCAAAGATCACCCACCGATTGGAAACCAGACTGATTCGAGAAGGAgttgtaataatattagaCTAGTTTAGGAATTTTAATTAtcagatttgaaaattttcctttcGGTATATATTTCGCGTTCGCGTACCCATAAAAGTAGCTCGTTTTTGTAAACAACGCGAATGGAACACGTTTTCGAAAAGCAAATACAAAGCCAAAACAGCAAGCAGTTCGATTTGTAACTAGCGATGATGTTGGGCAATGATCCCAATAGGTGCTTAGCTTCTTTTTTCCCACCTGTACATTTAATTCgaattaaatattaaatgCATATTGCATGACAGATGTTATTACAAATTTCCACTTTCATGTAACATGTCGTAGGTTGCAGACAGAAGTTTCTCAGAGATCTCCTTGCAAAAGAAAGCCCGTAATCTATGGACCTCCCTAGGCATTTGAAGTGAGTTTgtgaatttgaattcttaGTTACATATTGTTAACTTTACGTCGAAGGCTGCGTCTTTGCGATTACAGAACGATATAACCTATTTACATGTACGTGATAGCAGTGCTCTTGATGTACGactttgaaaataaagactTTTACTGCACTTCAACGCTTGCTTTAGACCGAGATAGTGGTTAAGAAACGCTATACGTAACGTTAATGCAACTAATTTAAAAATACAAGATgtattaaaattaataataaaatgttCATTTTCAGGTTCTCACCATAGTGAAGATCATATAATCCTTTCCATTATTTGTTGTCGAGAGcttaatgaattaatacAAATCAGTTGTCATTTTTGGGGGTTTCGATGGTTGCTGTTATCCACCGTAGAAGTTTAACAGCCGACGTATTCAATTAGCCGCTAAGCTTCTCGATGTATGTGTGTGGGTGCACGCCTGTTCTGCGGTGTTTTGACAGCGAGTCGGAGCAGAAGATCGAATACCTTCCCCatacaaaaacaaaaacaaaaaaaacaaagaattCTCGGTGCggtgaaaaattcaatgcTATTATTCACCCTTGACTATCGCATATCAGATCAGGGACGCGATTGGATTGGTACATAAGCATCCTGTATAACTATGGTTAAAAATACTAACTCAATAATTAGACATTTCTTGAATTGGTTTCTTCAGGAAGAATACTTAACgtagaattgaaatttatgatCATATAAGGGGGACACGCGATGCCTTTAATCTACTCCGAGGGTATTGTTATTTCCCGTTTAAGCTGGGATTAACAAGAAATTGTAATCAATCAAGAGTTCTTAAAGGAaggtaatattattattgtgGAAGACCTGTAATTCTGGTTTTGGTATTAACGAGACTACGTTCTCAAGAATGTCATTGGCTTTATCTCAGGTTTTTTTATGCGGTTACATTCGTTTTGGTACTGATTTTTATTCCTGTGTCGGTGCCAGTACGCCAGCTAAAGAATTGAATCCAAATAAGTGGGTTCTTCTTTCCACTGTTTATGGTTCTCTACAGTTGActgttgaagaaatttcCACTATAGTTAGATGGAACTTGAGACCATGCTTGTTCATCATGAATAACAATGATCAcactattgaaaaattgatacAGGGTTCAACTGCTCAATATAATGAACTTCAATATTGCGAgcatttgaaattattggaaaCCTTCAGTGTTAATAGgattatgaaaaatgatgGAATTGCTACCACCTAGGAATGGAACAAACTGGCTAAAAACAAAGAGCCAACAAGAGTTAAAACTATGGTGGTTATGTTACCGGTTATGGCTGCCCCTCAATATTTAATCAAACAAGGCGAGATTGTCTGCTAAAATTAAGTCCAAGAATTACttatgatgaaaatttatgACGTTTATGTAATCATGGTTGATTCCCCTCTATCTAACCCAAGAATTATACGTGAATCTATAGAATATATCTATAGAAACTATCGAATTTTGAcctaatatataatatattccaGCCAGTACGCCGTTACCCAATCACTGTTTACTAGTTTGACTAGAGTTTACATGGTTTACTATGTATAGGGTTCTAGTTTGGGGGGGAAGAGCTTCGGCAAATGGGCAAAGTGAATATGGAAGAATCTCTTTTGTCTCAAGAACGAGATTTAACCAAGACAAACGTCTAAAGGACAACAgtaaataaagaaaaatgaacGGGTcagatgatattgaatgGTCAATTGGTGTTAAAAACGTCAACTTATCATCCATTAGTATACAAACTGTATAATTGTGTTTCTAAACTAGCATCTTGTTAAACTTCCATAGTATTCAATTATCTCTTGTAGATTCTGACGCGCCGTCTGTGACTGAAAATATCACTAGCTACGTCATAATTGGGATTTCGAAAAAGAAGGGAAGGTTTAAACTTAAGCctgaaattaaaattgaGATTGAAGGTGGCAAAATGTTAAAGGTAGCCTAATATTTAATAGACCTTGCCGACATTGAACAATAAGGAGCTAACCATTCATATctttattgattttatCTTGGAAACTAATCAAAGGAATTTATCTTTACAAGAAATAGACTTGTGAGAAGAACTGGCTTGAAGTGAACAATTCAATAGCGGGAAAaatacatatacatatacaaAACAAATCATGTCTGATCCAAGTTCTATTAATGGTGGTATCGTAGTAGCAATGGCTGGGAAAGATTGTGTTGCTATTGCCTGTGATTTAAGATTAGGTAGTCAATCATTAGGTGTGTCCAATAATTTcgaaaaaatattccattATGGTCATGTATTCTTGGGAATTACAGGGTTGGCTACAGATGTAACGACGTTAAGTGAGACTTTCCGTTATAAGTCCAACCTttatgaattgaaagaagataGAGCCATTGAACCTGAGACGTTTACTCAATTGGTATCGAGTAcattatatgaaaaaagatTTGGTCCATATTTTGTAGGACCCGTAGTGGCAGGGATTAACTCTAAATCAGGTAAACCATTTATTGCAGGGTTCGATTTAATTGGTTGTATTGATGAAGCTAAGGATTTTATCGTAAGCGGTACAGCATCTGATCAATTATTTGGTATGTGTGAATCCTTATATGAACCGAATTTGGAATCTgaagatttatttgaaactATCAGTCAAGCTCTATTGAATGCAGCAGATCGTGATGCCTTATCAGGTTGGGGTGCAGTcgtttatataattaagaAGGATAAAGTTATAAAGAGACATCTAAAGATGAGACAAGATTAAACGGAGAAAACTTCCCATAATCTCGGaaaatcaatcaataaaccttattatatatataaatcaaTCATACTTAATATCACTACATCCAtcattaaaagaagaaaaacaatttcaaaaacaaacGTACTACCTAATGCGGTACATTTCATGTTTGTATGTATTAAATTCCATGAATTTGGTGCTTTTTTATACCGGAAGGCCTTAGAATTTTCTATATGTACAGCGctaatgaataatttaatgTATATAGATTAAACACTAAAATGAGTAAAGACGTCACGACAGCCTTCAATTTTAAACAAGAACTAACCACCTAAAAAGATAGCATATATCGTTAGAATACCGTTACAAAATGGAAAGCgataatttaaatgattatTCAGAAAGAAGGAAACAACAGGCCTCCAGATTTGCTGGTGCAACTATCTTGACAATGATTGCTTCCAGAATGACTTATGGAAGTATACGAGCAAGGAAAGGTATGTAATGCCGTCAATCAGATAgttattttcaatggatTCATGTACGTAATATACTAACGGTTTTACATCAATGTACAGTTCGACCACAAGCTTTCCAACCTAAtgatatgaaaatattgacAGCTGCAAGGGGAGAAGCAATAAGTGCATTAGCATTAAGTACCGGGCTAACGATCGGCGTTTTTTCTATGACAATATTTGGAATAGGATGGATCTACAATATTTCTAATCTCCATGAATTTGCTTATGGTATTAAGAAGTGGTTTGGTACTGATACAGATGatcaaaatttggaatcGATGGATAAAGAGACAGAGGAGGTTACTCAACAGTTGAGCGATTTTTTTAGtagagaaaataaatgaagacattgaaatatataatactGTGAACATTCTTTAAAAACATGTATAAATTTAATCgcaaatataatatattcttacGTATTTGTAGAAGCCTGACCATAACTAATACAAGTACCTTTAGTTCAAATTTTCTGCACAAGATAATAAGAGCGCCGCCATATAGAAGTTTCGAAACATCTTGTAAGGACATGATTTCTCAAGAAGAGTGATCCGAATAAATAAAGGAAAGTATAAAACACCCTCCTTTGAAACATTTGCAGTTCACGTTCAACGGaagattttcaattcagaAAGTTGATGCTTATAAGTGGGGAGCCTTTTCTGGTTTGTTAAATTTTAAATCCCACATTGTCAAACAAAGAGATATTAAACATATCTGaatgaatatatcaaaTGATACAAGCAGTCCAGGATCAGCCTTATCCTCCTCAGCTTCAAAATTAACGAAGACTCcatcatattcaaataGTGTTGATTGTGGCAGTGCCAAAAAACCACCACGTAATTTGGTTCTTTCCACTTCTTTTGTCTCAACGAAAAGACTTGCCAATGACATTGACCCATCTCCTACCAGCCCGTTACAATCAAGGCAGTTGAGAAGCAGGACTTTGAAGACATTATTATCCGTTAAGGCtgaaattaatcaattacaacaagaaTTATCGCAAGCATATAGGAGAAAAGACGATGCAGAAAGAGCGAGAGATGCTACAGCATCGGATATATTCACAGGTGAATATTCCACTGACCATCTTCAGAAACATTCAATGAgaattaagaaaaatactCAGATAAGAGAATTGGATACTACCATTAAAAGACTTGACAAACAAATAAGTGATCTAAAACGGCATTACGAAGAGATAAAAGAAGCTAATGAAATAAGAAGCCCGTCTGATGGTGACGAAAGCATTAGTGTAAAACAAGTATCAAGTGAGACTCCCCGAGGGAGTCTGAGTAGAAGCAGGAGTAAATCGTCTGATACTGGAAGTAAAACAATCGATGAAGAGTCTATAAACGAATTATCGCAAGCCGGTAGTTCAGTAATAAGCGAACCATATCGGATCATGACTGATTCTGGAGATGAACGAATACCCACATCAATTGTTCCAAATGATAGTTCAGAAACTAAAGAAACTGCCACTTGGCTTGTTAGTGACTTTATGCAAAGTTTACAAGAGACTAACATATCAGCTGACTTTTTAGTTGAAAAATCCAATGGGCTCATTGATTTGTTAAAAAAGCATCCACAAATAAGGCAAGATCTTGTATTATCCTCTTTTCTGACTACACTACAAGATTTACTATTAAATGAAAACCAATTAATTGCGTCACTAGCATATCGAATATGTAGATATTTGATTAATGGTaaagatttcattaaaagTTTAATAAAACTCCGAATTACTTCTTTTCTCATTATTTCATTAGCAAAGGAGAACTCTTACCAAATAGAACGAGAACAAGCGTTAAAATTAATACGAtcatttattgaatataatacaGGATTAACAAAGGGGCTCGTACAAGCCCTCATCAGTTGTGTAGAAAGACAGGATGATCCATTAAGAATAATTGCACTGGAGACATTATTGGAATTATGCTTTGTGAATCCATCTTTGATAAGAGATTGTCATGGAATGCGTGTTCTTGTGGGCTTGCTTCAAGATTATTCATCGTTCTCATTAGCATCGATCGTTCTTGATTCCATATTGCAACTTACGTCTACTCacaaaacaagaaaatatcttcttgaagattttaatatatcagTACTGAACACGGCATTTTCAGATACAAACACaaaattatctttaaatgTTGAGAAAATGCAAAATTCATGTCTTCTCATTTCTCGAGTTCTTAAGAATGATAATGGATTCATGctttattcaatgaataatttcaaaccaataaaagaattattatcatttattcaAGTTCCAATATGTGCTCAGTATATTATAGATGTCTTACTAGATGCATTGCGAATAAAACCGTTACCTTATAGATCCAAAATAAAGAGCTCTAAACTTATACCTTCACAATTTGCTAAGGAATGCTTACCAATAAATCAACATATTGCActtttaataatgatactaGACAATAGTAATTTCCCCGGATATATGACAGATCTAATTCATTCTGTAGACAAATGTGATATCAATCCATCATTATTGGTCAAATGTAGATATTTATTGACTGAATATTTCAACTTAAAGATGAACCTCGTTGATATAAGAATGACTTCAATTTCTAAACCAATCCCCAAGGAtaaatttgttttatttcaagaaacttttgaattcaatagAATAACATCTCAAATGAACAAAAATAGGAATACGTTAGGTCTATCATGCATAAATTATGAAACAAacatgaaaaatttctcTCATCATATCAAGGAAAATACATTAGTTCATGagattgatgaattaagaTTTAGGAAAATGGTTTATGATTCCAAAGTCTTACAAACCAAAGATTTTACACTTTGGAATTGGAATACTATACAAGAATTACTTGAAGGTCCATTAATGAATACGAAACAATTAGAAGAGTTAGCTAAATCCACGAAGTTTATTAGAAGATTGTTAGTGTTTTATCGACCAATGAGGTTGAGGTTTTCCAATGTTGATAAAGGAACAAGGTTGGcacaaaaatatattcatgttggatgtaaatttttcaaaatgttaACGACAAATCCAGAAGGtgtaaaaatattaaaagatgATAGTAAAATAATTCCTCAGGTAGCTTCTTCGTTATTTAAAGCTATGGAGGGGAACACAGTGGggaatattttcaatgaaaatgCGTTGAAGACTAAAATTGTTCAAGGTTATTTCAAGTTTATTGGTGTGTTAACGCAATCTGTTCAAGGTGTTAAGATACTAAGCCGTTGGAATTTTTTCACTGTTATTTATAAAATGTTTGATTTTGACTCTAAGATTGGGACAAAATTTCTGTTATTAATTTTACCGGAATTAGATTTACATCATTCTTCTCACTGTTGCACTATTATAGGGAAGGCTTTAGTTGTTTCCAATG includes:
- the PUP3 gene encoding proteasome core particle subunit beta 3 (similar to Saccharomyces cerevisiae PUP3 (YER094C); ancestral locus Anc_7.383), yielding MSDPSSINGGIVVAMAGKDCVAIACDLRLGSQSLGVSNNFEKIFHYGHVFLGITGLATDVTTLSETFRYKSNLYELKEDRAIEPETFTQLVSSTLYEKRFGPYFVGPVVAGINSKSGKPFIAGFDLIGCIDEAKDFIVSGTASDQLFGMCESLYEPNLESEDLFETISQALLNAADRDALSGWGAVVYIIKKDKVIKRHLKMRQD
- the AIM11 gene encoding Aim11p (similar to Saccharomyces cerevisiae YBL059W and YER093C-A; ancestral locus Anc_7.381), which translates into the protein MESDNLNDYSERRKQQASRFAGATILTMIASRMTYGSIRARKVRPQAFQPNDMKILTAARGEAISALALSTGLTIGVFSMTIFGIGWIYNISNLHEFAYGIKKWFGTDTDDQNLESMDKETEEVTQQLSDFFSRENK
- the TSC11 gene encoding TORC2 complex subunit TSC11 (similar to Saccharomyces cerevisiae TSC11 (YER093C); ancestral locus Anc_7.380) codes for the protein MNISNDTSSPGSALSSSASKLTKTPSYSNSVDCGSAKKPPRNLVLSTSFVSTKRLANDIDPSPTSPLQSRQLRSRTLKTLLSVKAEINQLQQELSQAYRRKDDAERARDATASDIFTGEYSTDHLQKHSMRIKKNTQIRELDTTIKRLDKQISDLKRHYEEIKEANEIRSPSDGDESISVKQVSSETPRGSLSRSRSKSSDTGSKTIDEESINELSQAGSSVISEPYRIMTDSGDERIPTSIVPNDSSETKETATWLVSDFMQSLQETNISADFLVEKSNGLIDLLKKHPQIRQDLVLSSFLTTLQDLLLNENQLIASLAYRICRYLINGKDFIKSLIKLRITSFLIISLAKENSYQIEREQALKLIRSFIEYNTGLTKGLVQALISCVERQDDPLRIIALETLLELCFVNPSLIRDCHGMRVLVGLLQDYSSFSLASIVLDSILQLTSTHKTRKYLLEDFNISVLNTAFSDTNTKLSLNVEKMQNSCLLISRVLKNDNGFMLYSMNNFKPIKELLSFIQVPICAQYIIDVLLDALRIKPLPYRSKIKSSKLIPSQFAKECLPINQHIALLIMILDNSNFPGYMTDLIHSVDKCDINPSLLVKCRYLLTEYFNLKMNLVDIRMTSISKPIPKDKFVLFQETFEFNRITSQMNKNRNTLGLSCINYETNMKNFSHHIKENTLVHEIDELRFRKMVYDSKVLQTKDFTLWNWNTIQELLEGPLMNTKQLEELAKSTKFIRRLLVFYRPMRLRFSNVDKGTRLAQKYIHVGCKFFKMLTTNPEGVKILKDDSKIIPQVASSLFKAMEGNTVGNIFNENALKTKIVQGYFKFIGVLTQSVQGVKILSRWNFFTVIYKMFDFDSKIGTKFLLLILPELDLHHSSHCCTIIGKALVVSNEKVRMKATRHIGERLKELLKSKTFDNISEEHEKLRQFKMEMLTRQLYDLSPNVVAIADEALYECIVDSDKSKEFSISFKTFLNQMVFIRSPILFELLSKPYGFQLLNEINFVYSERESWLSQKNKEYVSIVENFLAKKQNSFRQTGHSHQNDRLPLHFYGSLSKTEDGITLLSRTGDLVRFMNVIKRYVTNFMEDETLDEILEVKESLWCCGFIGSTELGIGLLDNYSLVENIVQISYHASVTSVKFTAFYVLGLISKTKEGCEILDELGWNCCLDVKGEPVGITLPTKLDKFLSYKEKEWSMEHEYKTEMIEIGLDDGDLVNKVSPIEFNLDHLLTEQNLIENTLNDDENDPSEQIRKMKESIENKQVSESCNSNVKDDEATIIEKVVTTVSQLGNHILSSNAINEITQMNNRYGPKLFENEKIFTKVMEMMEKFRFKPHVRKFLCDLFINKKTLESIILSARKEEKIRK